CTTAAATACGCTTTATATATTATATAATAATTACTTTTTAAAATAAATGATCTAAAATTTATTAAATTTCAAATAATTACTTATACATTAATTTTACATTTAATTACATAAATGAAATGAGTTTTTTAGCGTTGACTTACTTAACTAGATGTATTGGTTAAGATAAGTAGCTTTTTTTAAAGCATTTATGCTCCATACAATTGATATGATATACGAAGCATTAAAACATTTATAAAAAGCCACTTTTTTAGCTTAAAGATGTATTTTAGCTAATCATCAACCGACTGCTGAATTTGCATTACCTATTGAATTTGCATTGATAGTGTTTGCAATAGCACTAAAGGCTGTATTTATATTAATATTAACAGAACCTACGTTGACAACCAGTCCTCCGCGTTTTCTACCTCCTGTGAGAGACTGTATCTCATCATTGGTCATATCATTGAGAAAACTTTCTGAATCTTGGAATAAATCGGAACCAAGGGGATATAGTTCTGAAATTTTGATATTGGGCATTTACTTTTCTCCTTGTGATATTGAGTCAATTACAATGCAGGGTAAACACATCTAAATTCAGTCTACAAGGATTAAACTTAGTTTTGTTTAATCCTTGATTTGATTATGATCTAGTACTCAGATTAAGTAACAACAGCTGAATTGAAGTTACTGTCCAACAACTGTGTTAACGTTACCTACGGTATTAGCATTGAAAGTATTGCCAATCACACTTCTAACAATTACACTGTTGTTGATTAGAGATACGGTTATTGCTGCTGTTGCACCTCCTGTGATCCCCATTTCTTGAGCGCCGAGTTCCTGAAGAAAGCTTTCAGAATCTTGGAACAATTCAGAACCAGCAGGACGTAATTCAGAAATTTTAATGGAAGCCATGATGTTTCTCCTTCAAAAAATTAAGTTGAGCTAATTTTGTTAGAAGATTAAACTTGGTTTTGTTTAACCCTTGATTTGATTATGAGCTAGTAGCCAGATTAAGTAACAACAACTTGAAGTTACTGTCCAATAACTGTGTTGACGTTACCGAATGTGTTAGCATTGGCAGTATTGCCAACCACACTTCTAACAATTACACTGTTGTTGATTAGAGTTAGAGTTATTGCTGCTGTTGCACCTCCTGTGATTCCCATTTCTTGAGCACCGAGTTCCTGAAGAAAGCTTTCAGAATCTTGGAACAATTCAGAACCAGCAGGACGTAATTCAGAAATTTTAATGGAAGCCATGATGTTTCTCCTTCAAAAAATTAAGTTGAGCTAATTTTGTTAGAAGATTAAACTTGGTTTTGTTTAACCCTTGATTTGATTATGAGCTAGTAGCCAGATTAAGTAACAACAACTTGAAGTTACTGTCCAACAACTGTGTTGACGTTACCGAATGTGTTAGCATTGGCAGTATTGCCAATAATAGTCCTAACAATTACACTGTTGTTGATTAGAGTTAGAGTTATTGCTGCTGTTGCACCTCCTGTGATTCCCATTTCTTGAGCACCGAGTTCCTGAAGAAAGCTTTCAGAATCTTGGAACAATTCAGAACCAGCAGGACGTAATTCAGAAATTTTAATGGAAGCCATGATGTTTCTCCTTCAAAAAATTAAGTTGAGCTAATTTTTCTAGAAGATTAAACTTTACTTTGTTTAACCCCTTGATTTCATTGTTATTGAATAAACTTTGAAAATCAAGCTTTTTAAGTTGCTTTTATAGACACAACTAAAGCTTTTATGTCTCTAAATTAAAATATAGCTTTGACAGTAGATTATATTGGGATAGAGCTTTACTAAGGCTTATACCTTTTTATAGTTTGGTATGGCTTTATTGCATAATTAATACTTTTTTATATACTCTGGAAAAAGAATAATTTAGGCGACTGGAAGTTGCTGCTACAGAGGCAAAGTCCACTTGCACGGACTAATCTCAAATTTTATCTGTTGAGAGTAATAAAAAAGGGTTAGTCCGATTTTCTTCCAAAGGTCTTGCTACACAAGGCTCTCTAAATAAGACTGTATAGGAGAAAAGGCAATACGGTTTGGTTAACGTTTTAATCTTTTGGAGATCCCCCCAATCTCCCCCTTAAAAAGGCTTACCTATAACCAGCTTTTAGCCGCTTAAAAGATGGTTATCAGAGGTGAGGGGATCTGAACCGAACCGTATTAGGATAAAAGAGGTTGCTGTTGGTAACTGCTTTTATAAAAATTATTATTAAATACCTGCTATCTCTTGTTTTTTTTGGAATAATTTTTCTTTGAAAGTCCCTTGTATTGAAAAAGTCAATGGTTTGATGACTACTTTTACAGACATTAGTGTAAGAGTTTTGTCTTTTAATGTCGTGTCTGAGCGACTACATCTTTGAGAGGTTGTTTGAAAAGTGGTTGGCAGTAATTTTAGGTACTGATTGATTCCCCTAAGAAGCCTTAAAAAGAGAGAACTGCAATCGGAGTCTCTCTTTTCAAGGGAAATTTAGCATGGTTATTTTATCTTAAAAAAGAAAAATACATATTGTGGCATGGCTTTTAACCTCTCTCCAAACCCATTTGTAAGAGGTTAAAAGTCATGCTAATTTTGTCAAGAGGATACGGGAAAAGAAATATAATAAGTTCACCTGTTGCCAATAAATATCTCCAGAAATTAGGTTTTATCTAGACAGGATAAGGGTTTGAGATTCTTTTTCGGAAATGTCTAATAGAATAGGACTTAAGGTTAGGCTTCGGAATTAGAGCTTAAAAAATCAGAGTCTAACAGCTTAACAAAATCAACTTTAGCGATTTGTTTCTTTAGCCATTCAGAAAACAAATTTGAAGCAATTTTTTGGTATAGCTCATTATCTAATTCCGGTTGAATAATCTCCTCCACCAAAATCAGATGTACTCCCGAAGATGTCACTATAGGTTTGAGAAGTTGGGGGGGCTTAGCAGCAAAGACAGCAGCGGAGATTTCCGGCTTCAAATCCTGACGATACACTATCCCCCGGTATCCACCTTTGCGACGTAATTCTCTATCCTGGATGTATTTGTGAGCAACATCATAAAAACTTATTTCACCTTCTTTGATTGCATAAAAGAGTTCTATCGCCAAATCTTCATCATCCAAAAAAACCTCATACATGACCACGCCAGCATAATCTAGCTGGTGCTCCAAGAAATAGGGTTCAACTTTATTTGCAAACAGATGAGCGGCTAACTTATTAGAAATGACTGTGCTATAGACAATTTCTTCATAATCATCTATGGAAAGACTATGTTTTTCCAACCACGCCCAGGTTTCATCAGCACTATTGAGTTTGTTCATTAACCGGATTTGGTCTGCTGCTATCTGAAGCTCCTCTGTCTCTACTTTGAGACTCGCCTCAAATGCGGCGTTTTCTACAACCTTGCGGGCAATAATCGCCTCAACAAACTCAGGAATTTTGCAACATAGTTTGACTTGAGAAACAATATCTTCGTTGGTAATAGTGATAGTTTGTAGCATGATGTTATTCCTAAGTAGATAGACGGCATTAAATGTTTTTATCTGAAGTGCAGCTTTGTGTTCTTCTTCTTTACTTGTAAAAAGGTTAGGTGGTTAGGTTTAGGAATACATAATATGAGATCGCTCTATAACTTTAAACCGCCCTGCTGCAACTGCTTAAATGGATCGAGCAGAAAATCAATAATCCGACGCTGGCGCACAATTACCTCAGCCGTCGCCGTATCCCCAGGATGCAAGGTAATACACTTATTAGCCGAAACAAGACAATTTTGTTTTAGGGCAATTTGTAAGTCATAAGCTGCTACTTTCCCATTAGGTGTATCCACCTCTATGGTAGTAGGAGAAATTTCTAACAATTCTCCTTCGATCACGCCATAATCTTGAAATGGATAAGCATCAAACTTTAACTTTACTGGCAACCCTTTTCGCAAAAAACCACTCTCTGTTGTCGCCATTTGCGCTCGAACCATTAAAGGCGAAGCTTGAGGCGCAATCTCTGCTACCATTGTTCCTGACTGCACCACAGACCCAGCCCGTTGTATCGGTAGCTGAAATACTCTACCATTGACGGTGGCTCTTAACTCTCGTTGTCCTAACTGGAATTTTAACGAGACAATCTGACTTCTATTTTGAGCAATTTCTGCCTGAAGCGTAGTAATTTCTGTTTGTAAATTCTTCTGTTGTTCGTCAATTTTTAGCAGGGCCAACTGACCAGAACGAGTCAAAGTTTGATAACTTCTTTCCTGTTCTTTAATTCGCAATTGTGCCTGTTCAATATCTGCATTGGCTTGGCGAATAGTCCGCTCATAACTACTTTGTTGTTCTACCAAACGTAGTTTAGCCTGCTGAATATCTGACTTATTTTGTTCGTATAACTGTTGCCTGTCTTTAGCTATATCTTGCTTCTGAACAACATTAGTTTCTGAAACAACCCCTGACTGCCAAAGACTGCGATAGCGTTCAACTTCTCGCTCGCCACTCGCCAAACTACTGCTGACTAACTTACTAGCAGTTTGACTATGCTCAAGAGTTTGCCGTGCCTGATTGACTTGAGCCAATTTTTCGTCTTTTTGTAAATCATAGGAATTCTTAAGAGCATTCAGATTCTGTTGCGCTTGATCGATTTGAGTCTGCTTTTCTAACTGTTGAGATTGGTTTTGTTGCTGTTGAGTTGTCAAAGATACAACTAACTGACTTTTTGATGATTTTAACTGAGAAAGTCGATTTAATTGTCCCTCTAGCTTCTCCTGTGCCTGTCGCAATTCTGCCTTAACTAATTCTGATTCCAACACCAATAAAGTCTGCCCAGTTCTAACATAATCACCTTCCTTTACCCGAATTTCGGCAACAGTACCTGCGACAGCAGAATCCAGCCTAACTGTCTTTCCCTTTGGCTCAAGTCGCCCTCTTGCCGTACCCGTTTCATCCACCTTAGATAGCATCGCCCAGGGTAAAATGATCGATACAAACACCACTAAAAAATATAGCAACCCTCTTGTCCAAACTTGGGGTAAGCTATCAAGTAAATCCTTGGTCACGTAAGCCCAATCATCAGTTGATCTAGCTGGTGTTTGCTCCGTTAAAACTTCCTCGCGCTGTTCTACCTCATAAATTTTAGTTTCAAGCTTTCCATTTAATGTGTTTGGCATGATTTTTCCTGATATCAATTTTGGATTTTGGGAGTGGGGACATTGGAGATCCCTCCAACCCCCTTTAAAAAGGGGGGCTTTTTCTGATCTTTACCCCTTTTTTAAGGGGGTCGCTGCGGGGGAATCAAGTCCTATCCGAACTGTCCTCTTCTTTCATCCCGCAACATCTAGCTGCTGATGATTGAGATAAAAATAATGTCCCCGCTTCGCCATCAACTCTTGGTGAGTCCCACTCTCAATCAACACGCCGCGATCCAGCACCAAAATCAAATCTGCATTCCGCACAGTTGAGAGGCGATGGGCGATTATTAAGGTGGTTCTCCCCTGAAGAATTGTGTTTAAATTCGTCTGAATAATCCTTTCTGACTCTGCATCCAGATGGGAAGTCGCTTCATCCAAAATCAACAGCTTGGGATTGCCTAACAACGCCTTAGCGATCGCAATTCTTTGTCGCTGTCCTCCAGACAACAGTCCCCCTCCTTCACCAATCTGGGTTTCATAACCCATAGGTAACTTTTTGATAAACTCATCAGCGCCCGCCAACCGCGCCGCCTCAATAATCTCTGCTAAAGTAGCTCCAGGATGCGCCAAGCTAATATTTTCCCGAATCGTTCCACCAAACAAAAAGGTATCTTGGTCAACTACCCCAACCTGTTCGCGTAGAGAACGCAATGAAAGACTGGTAATATCGTGACCATCAATCAACACTTTGCCATCTGTGGGGGGATATAACCCCAAAACCAGCTTAGAAATCGTGGTTTTCCCTGAACCACTCCGTCCCACCAGGGCAACCATTTGCCCACTGTGGACTTCAAAACTGAGATTTTCTAAAACATTGATATCGCTTTCAGGGTGATAGCGAAACGTCACGTTGTCAAAGCGAATGTTACCTTGAATCGGTGGTAAAGATTGCCGCATCTGATACTGCAAATCCTCTTCTGGTTCGGCATCCAAGACATCATTAATGCGTTCTACTGCAATCACCACTTCTTGCAATTGATTCCACAAAACTATTAATCGTTGGAAGGGCGTAATAATATTGACCAGTAACATATTAAATGCTACCAATTGCCCAATGGTTAGCTGGTTGTGAATCACTTGGTACGCCCCAAACCATAGCAAGATAGTTGTTACTACTGCTTCAATTGTGTTGCTGAATATTTGCAGGCGATTGCTGATAATTTGCCCAGAAAAGTTAGTTTTTATTTCCTTACTTAATAACTCTTCCCAATGCCAACGCACCGTCTGTTCCACCGCTGTGGATTTAACTGTTCGTATACCAGAAAGGGCTTCAATCAGATAGCTACTTTCCTGGGCAACAGCATTAAAGATTTCTCTAGAAATCTTTTGTAAAAAAGGTGTGGCAATCAATGCCAGCAGGACAAAAGGCGGTACAATCACCAACACCAGCAACGCCATTTTCCAGCTGTACCAAAACATCAATCCTAAATAGATAAAGACAGTGAGTAAATCTAGCAGGATGGATAACGCCTCACCGGAGAGGAAGCGTTGAATTTTGCGGTTTTCCTGTACACGAGAGATAATATCCCCCACATAACGAGACTCAAAGTAACTCAAGGGTAGCCGCAGGGTATGGCGAATAAATCCCACAATTAATGCTAAATCGAGCTTATTCGCCGTGTGGTCTAACAGATATTGCCGCAACCCTGTCATCGCCACACGGAATAAACTAAAAATTAGTAACCCTAACCCCACCGCTGTTAAGGTGAGTTCAGAACGTTGCACCACCACTCGGTCTAAAATTAACTGTGTGAATAGGGGGGTAACAAGTCCAAATATCTGAATAAATAAAGAAGCAACAAACACTTCCAGAATTACCAAAGAGTGAGGCTTCATCAACTCAAAGAATTGCCAAAAGGGGGTAGAAGTCTCTTTGGTGTCCTTGAGCATGGCTGTTGGTTGCAACAGCAATGTGTAACCAGTCCAGTTGGCTTTAAATACGGCGTGGCTGAGGGTGCGTTGCCCAATGGCGGGGTCGGCTACAATGACGTGTTTGGGGGTAATTTGGTAGACAACAATGTAATGCTTGCCTTCCCAATGGGCGATCGCAGGCAATTTTTGCTTTGCCAATTGGTCAAGACTCGCCTTCACAGGTCGCGTGGAAAACCCAATACTTTCCGCCGCCGCCGATAACCCCCGCAGCGACGAACCATTGCGGTCAACATTGGCCATATCCCGCAGGCGATTTACACTAAAGTTTTTTCCCCAATAGCGAGATACCATTACTAAACAAGCTGCACCGCAATCCGATCCACTCTGTTGAGCAAAATACGGATAGCGCCGAATCACACGCTGTAATAAATGCCCCACTCGCTGTGTGGAGTTGGGAAAATAGGCTTTGCTGATCTTTTTCTCGTGTGGCTTTACTGCTGGCGTTGAAAATATATGTGTTTCATGTGAGTCCGATGGCAGTATTGGGGGGTTATCTGAGTCCATCTGTTGGGGATTACGAGATAGCGCCTTAGCCCACAAATGCTCCCGAATTTGGGGATATTTAGCCATCAATGGCCACAACACTTCACCCGAAACAAAGCACAGTTGCAAATTTACTGAAGCCCTGGCAGCGTAAGGTTTAAAGTCACCCTCCTTAAACAAGGTAAATTCTCCAAATGAGTCACCTGCCTCTAAAGTGGCGATTAACTCATCGGCGTTATCTAGCAACCTGACCTTACCAGCGATCGCAATATAAATTCCTGGTTGAGCATCAGTTCCTTGCCAGAATTTGCCGACTTTTGGGTTGATAAATTTACCTTGTTGAAGACAATGTTGATATTCCTCTGTCGAAAGAGAATAACCCAGAGTATTGTTGAAATCTTGCAGAGTTACTAATTGAGCAGATATATCTTGCGCCATGAATATTTACATCTTTTCCTAATTTTGCAAAGTTAATAGGTAAAAATTCGGAATTATCAGGAATAACTGCCGATTTCAGGTCACTAATCAAAATTTTGGAACCTTGGATCTGTTCAGTGCTGCTTTGTTCAGAATTGCTGGGTTTTGGTAGCGTGGATAACCCCATCTGTTTGAGCAGTCGGTTAATATGGCGATCGCTTACCTCAATACCAAATTCTTTTGCCAGATGTTTCCCCAGCCAGTTTGTTGTCCACCGTCGAAAAACATAGCCATGATCGCGGGGACTACTACTAACCAGTTCTTTCAAACGTTCTAAATACTGGTCATTTATTGCTTTAGGGCGACCGATAGGACAATCTTGCCATAGGTGCGCCATCCCAGTCCGGGCTATGTGTATCCAATATCTTGCTGTTGCTGGACAACACCCCAAAATTTGACAAATTTCCGTTTGAGTTTTTCCCTCATCTGCCAACAACATGATTTCAATGCGCTGTCGGTAAGATTCAGGTAAAGTTTTTTCCAAATTTTCTAACAGTAATTTTCGCTGAAATGATGTTAAATATTTACTGTTCGTTAAAATTGTATCCTTGCTTCCAATTCTCATTTGGTAGTCGTACATACACATACAATTCACTAGTTTTTTAGATATACGAATGCCTGATGTTTAATCATGATCTAGCACTTATTTCTACTCTACGTAGAAATAAGTAGAAATATGCAAAAGCTAATTTTTCCTTACATAGCGGTTCTCAGTTGAGTGAGGTACAAGAACTCCACCCCTCCCCGCAAGCGAGGAGGGGACTATGGTGTACCTCATCTGATTAGGAAACGCTGTAGCTGTAATAACTATCATGTTTTGTTTTTCATTCAATACAAGGACTTGAATGTTAACAAGTGATATTTTTTTACAGCCAGGTTTCGTGTATTGCTTTTGTAGATATAGATTAGATTACAATTCCTAATTTATAAATTACGGAAATACTCGCTAAATTTTAATAAAATTTTTGTAAAGATAATTTTTTGCAACGAGAGGAAAAATAGTCATCACAAAATCTCTGTTATTAAGGATGAAAATTACTTTTAAAGCAGTTTTTAAGTGAATATACAACGCGTAATGGCACTAGATTTTACAAGTATTCATTTTTACTTTAAAATTACAATGTAGATATAGATTAACTACAAATCAACTTTGTAAATTCTGA
This portion of the Nostoc sp. GT001 genome encodes:
- a CDS encoding peptidylprolyl isomerase; translation: MLQTITITNEDIVSQVKLCCKIPEFVEAIIARKVVENAAFEASLKVETEELQIAADQIRLMNKLNSADETWAWLEKHSLSIDDYEEIVYSTVISNKLAAHLFANKVEPYFLEHQLDYAGVVMYEVFLDDEDLAIELFYAIKEGEISFYDVAHKYIQDRELRRKGGYRGIVYRQDLKPEISAAVFAAKPPQLLKPIVTSSGVHLILVEEIIQPELDNELYQKIASNLFSEWLKKQIAKVDFVKLLDSDFLSSNSEA
- a CDS encoding HlyD family efflux transporter periplasmic adaptor subunit — encoded protein: MPNTLNGKLETKIYEVEQREEVLTEQTPARSTDDWAYVTKDLLDSLPQVWTRGLLYFLVVFVSIILPWAMLSKVDETGTARGRLEPKGKTVRLDSAVAGTVAEIRVKEGDYVRTGQTLLVLESELVKAELRQAQEKLEGQLNRLSQLKSSKSQLVVSLTTQQQQNQSQQLEKQTQIDQAQQNLNALKNSYDLQKDEKLAQVNQARQTLEHSQTASKLVSSSLASGEREVERYRSLWQSGVVSETNVVQKQDIAKDRQQLYEQNKSDIQQAKLRLVEQQSSYERTIRQANADIEQAQLRIKEQERSYQTLTRSGQLALLKIDEQQKNLQTEITTLQAEIAQNRSQIVSLKFQLGQRELRATVNGRVFQLPIQRAGSVVQSGTMVAEIAPQASPLMVRAQMATTESGFLRKGLPVKLKFDAYPFQDYGVIEGELLEISPTTIEVDTPNGKVAAYDLQIALKQNCLVSANKCITLHPGDTATAEVIVRQRRIIDFLLDPFKQLQQGGLKL
- a CDS encoding peptidase domain-containing ABC transporter, whose translation is MAQDISAQLVTLQDFNNTLGYSLSTEEYQHCLQQGKFINPKVGKFWQGTDAQPGIYIAIAGKVRLLDNADELIATLEAGDSFGEFTLFKEGDFKPYAARASVNLQLCFVSGEVLWPLMAKYPQIREHLWAKALSRNPQQMDSDNPPILPSDSHETHIFSTPAVKPHEKKISKAYFPNSTQRVGHLLQRVIRRYPYFAQQSGSDCGAACLVMVSRYWGKNFSVNRLRDMANVDRNGSSLRGLSAAAESIGFSTRPVKASLDQLAKQKLPAIAHWEGKHYIVVYQITPKHVIVADPAIGQRTLSHAVFKANWTGYTLLLQPTAMLKDTKETSTPFWQFFELMKPHSLVILEVFVASLFIQIFGLVTPLFTQLILDRVVVQRSELTLTAVGLGLLIFSLFRVAMTGLRQYLLDHTANKLDLALIVGFIRHTLRLPLSYFESRYVGDIISRVQENRKIQRFLSGEALSILLDLLTVFIYLGLMFWYSWKMALLVLVIVPPFVLLALIATPFLQKISREIFNAVAQESSYLIEALSGIRTVKSTAVEQTVRWHWEELLSKEIKTNFSGQIISNRLQIFSNTIEAVVTTILLWFGAYQVIHNQLTIGQLVAFNMLLVNIITPFQRLIVLWNQLQEVVIAVERINDVLDAEPEEDLQYQMRQSLPPIQGNIRFDNVTFRYHPESDINVLENLSFEVHSGQMVALVGRSGSGKTTISKLVLGLYPPTDGKVLIDGHDITSLSLRSLREQVGVVDQDTFLFGGTIRENISLAHPGATLAEIIEAARLAGADEFIKKLPMGYETQIGEGGGLLSGGQRQRIAIAKALLGNPKLLILDEATSHLDAESERIIQTNLNTILQGRTTLIIAHRLSTVRNADLILVLDRGVLIESGTHQELMAKRGHYFYLNHQQLDVAG
- a CDS encoding helix-turn-helix domain-containing protein, which codes for MYDYQMRIGSKDTILTNSKYLTSFQRKLLLENLEKTLPESYRQRIEIMLLADEGKTQTEICQILGCCPATARYWIHIARTGMAHLWQDCPIGRPKAINDQYLERLKELVSSSPRDHGYVFRRWTTNWLGKHLAKEFGIEVSDRHINRLLKQMGLSTLPKPSNSEQSSTEQIQGSKILISDLKSAVIPDNSEFLPINFAKLGKDVNIHGARYICSISNSARFQQYSGLFSFDRGISTLSSTR